GGCCTGTCCATGCTGTCGTACTGGTAGGACGTGGTGTAATCTGTACCGTCAAGTGTTACGGTTTCGTTGTCTACACGGTAGCGTTGGTCATAGTCGTAAGCTGACGAGATGCCACCTCTGCTCACCTGTGAGAGTGTGCCATTAAGCCCAAGGTCGTAGGTGAAACTGACATCATCATCACTTGGGTAGTCGATGGCTGTGAGCCTGTCCAGTGCATCGTAGCTTAAGAGTGTGGAAACTCCACGTGCATCGGTCTGGTTGATAAGATTTCCGTTCAGGTCATACTCATAGGTCCAGTTACCCATGTCCGGGTCGTTCATGGATATTTTGCGGCCGAGGGAGTCGTAGGTGAAGTAGACATGCGGTGGAAGTGCAGTACCTGGTGTAACCGGTGTACTTGGGATGATCTCTACAAGATTGTTCATAGCATCGTAGCTATAGGAAGTAACATACGTATCACCCTCATTGAACTCATAGACTTTTACAATATTACCGAAAATATCACTTGTCAGAGTCTTGTTAACACCATTCTGATTAGTGATGGTGGTATTCTCAAGCTCGTACTGATATCTCAGGGTGGTATTGTCAGTGATAGTGATGACAGTTGGCCGGCCGATAGGGTCGTATTGGTAAGTGATGAACTGGCCGGATTCGTTTATGTAGTGGGGGACTTCGGTGCTTGAGACGAGGCCGAGTTCGTTGTAGGTGGTGATTTGTGAAATGCAATTTGATTCACCTTCATATCCTTTTAGTATTAACTGTCCGAATCCATCGTAGGAGTCAATTGAAACAAACCCGTTGTTAGTATAAAGTTTCTCATTAAGATCTAATTGAACAATACGAAGACTTTCCTCAGTTAAGCTTAGATTAAGATCGGATGTGGATACAGCCACCTGATAATCTGTCAAAGTTTCAAATACATTGTTGGTAATATTAATCTGATACCAAGTACCCATATCTTCGACTGTGACAGTTGGTATTACTGGTTCATATTTTCTGGCAAAAGCCCAATCCTGTGTAAATGACCCAGAATATGTATTTGCACCTAATCCGAGATTTGTAGTTGGTATATTTGTTGTAATGGTACTGAGTAATTGAGTGTCATCAATATAGTATTTTGCACTTGAACCATTGCATTCTATTTTCAAATTATAATATGTGTCTACTACCGTACTCGCAACACCTGCTGCTGTATACAAAACGGTTGGATTTCCGGTATTCCAAGCGAATATATAGTTTCGGGAATATGTAGCTGTTTGTGGATTTGGTTTTATTGTTAAACCATTTGATAGACCATCTGCCTGTGTATCAGCTAATCCAAACCATATATTTGCATCTCCGTTGACTTTGACTTTGGATTCGTAGATGACACTGCTTGGATCAACTGACAGTGAATCAAGATAACTCGATGTAGCTGGCCTATGATATTGTACAAACACATCACTTCCATTTGGCTCATATCCATCCTGTTTATAAAGCGCATACGTCTGTGTTTCGAGGGGCGCCATCTCATCAATTATCATAAATAATCTATCGTTATTGTCAACGCCTTCAATCCAATAAGACACTGGAATGTATTCAGAATAATAAGAATCAATAAGTTCTGTATAAAGACTCTCGCTGGTTGAATTAAGATTAAGGTCTGTTGATAATATTGCTATTTGATAATCTGTTAAAGTCTCATCTGCATTGTTGGTAACATAAATCTGATACCATGATCCCATATCTTCAACTGTGACAGTTGGTTTCAATGGTTCATACTTTCTGGCAAAAGCCCAATCCTGTGTAAATGACCCAGAATATGTATTTGCACCTAATCCGAGATTTGTAGTTGGTATATTTGTTGTAATGGTACTGAGTAATTGAGCGTCATCAAGATAGTATTTTGCACTTGAACCATTACATTCAATTTTCAAATTATAATATGTATCTACTACTGTACTCCCACCACCTGCTGCTGTATACAAAACGGTTGGATTTCCGGTATTCCAAGCGAATATATAGTTTCGGGAATATGTAGCTGTTTGTGGATTTGGTTTTATTGTTAAACCATTTGATAGACCATCTGCCTGTGTATCAGCTAATCCAAACCATATATTTGCATCTCCGTTGACTTTGATTTTGGATTCGTAGATGACACTGTTTGGATTAACTGACAGTGAGTCAAGATAACTTGATGTAGCCGGGCCATGATACTGTACAAACACATCACTGCCATTTGGCTCATATCCTTCTTCTTTATAAACAGCATATACTTTTGTTTCTGATGGACCCAGTTCATCAATCTTCATGAAAGTTCTATCATCACTGTCAACACCTTCAATCCAATAAGGTAATGTAGATGTCTGTGATAACAATGTAGATGTTTGTGATAACAATTGCACCTGAGAAGTGAATGTTAAATTGAAACAAGAGCTTTTAATGTCATCTTTTAATCTTGTGAGAATCTGTTCAGGCGCCACACCATCTTGTTCATAGGTATATTCTATAGATGGTAAGCTTGCATCATCATAAGGTTTAATCACTTTAGAAATCCTATGCAAATCATCATAAACATAATCAGTAGAAACCCCATTGATATCTGTTATTTTTGTGATTCTGCCAACGTCATTGTATTCATAAGACTCTTTTTGTCCCAGAGAATTCTCAATAGATACAGGATAAACATGGTCTTCATCATACTCTATAGTCTGCGAGAAACCTTTTGCATCCGCAATTTCCACAATGTTCCCATAGGTATCATAGTCATATTGAATAGAAGGATTATACCCATTATTATTCCATGATACAACTTTTGTCAGCAATCCTCTGTCAAGATCACTATTATCCTCAGTATCATCATAGAAGTACCATGATTCACTCATGTTGATGTGATCATGACCTTCTAGCCACTGATGTACAGTTTTACCTAAAATCCAGTCCTCTTCATCATTCACATACTCGTAGTGAAGATATCTTTCATCACCGGCAATATCCATGTCTCCGTATTCTGTGACAGAGAGTGGATTGCCATAATCGTCGTATTCGTCATATTCTGTGTAAGAAGACCAGCCTATGGAATCGTTTAAATTCTGTGCAAGACCATCAAACTGGGTACTTGATTCATTTTCAAGTAAAATAAGATTTACATCGGAATAAAGTTCCTGTGTAATGTATTCCTTATCGGCAGTACTATAAAGATTTCCATTTGTATCCCATACTTCAGTATGATTTTCAATTCCTTTAAGAATATCATCCTGATGGAATGTGTGCTTTGTTATTGAATAGTTATTTTCAACAGTAACTTCACCAAATCCCCTGAACTCTATTTCTTCAGGTGCATCATAAAATTGCATTCCATCTTTGTAAGAATAATTAGTTGATGATACCAGGTTTCCAGTACCTTCAATTCCATTGTCGCGTATTATCTGACTTGTGACCCATACATTTAAAGGCAAATCAGAAACGCTGTCATTACCCGTGTTATCAAATGTTGTTGAAGGGACATAATTAACTGTTGTGTTCGCACCGGTTGAATGATGAATCCCTCTCATTAGGCAAGGAGTATTATAATCCACATACGGAGGATTTGCACCTCCATTAGTGTTTATCCATGAATGGTACTCATCACCACTAGTACCAGTGGTATCATACCCCTGAACTAAGTCTACCAGCCCATCACCATTGAGGTCTGCAAAACGAACTCCTCTATCTGTTGTGCCTCCATATGAAAAAAAAGTAGGAGGATTCGAACCACATGACCACCCATTTCCAGTGTTAAGCCACGTATTATACTCGGTATAGCTATTTTTTTTATAACCCTGAACTAAGTCTACCAGCCCATCACCATTCGCATCTGCCAGACGAAGTCCTTTATCTTCTCCGTCATCTATAAAAGGAGTAAGAGGATTCCATGAAGAAGTGCTTGACCAACCACTTCCTGTGTTAAGCCATGCACAATACTTGTCGTTATCAGACCCATCCGCATCGTAACCTTGAATTAAATCAACCAGTCCATCCCCATTAAGGTCAGCTAAACGAAGTCCTTTATCTTCTCCTCTATAAGAAAATTCTTCAGGAGGTATCCATGAGCTAGGGGCATTTTCCCAACCGTTTCCATTATTGAGCCATGCACAATACTTGTCACCAGTTCGACCACCATCATAGCCTTGAATTATATCTACCAGCCCATCTCCATTGAGATCTGCAAAACGAACTCCGTAATCCATCCCGCGATATGAAATAATAGTAGGGGAGTTCCAGTAACCGGGTGCATCTTCCCATCCACTTCCGGTATTCAGCCATGCATTGTTAGTTTCCCCAGAGCCATCACGATATCTTTGAATTAAATCTACTAATCCGTCTCCATTAAGGTCTGTGAAACGGACTCCTGCATCATTTCCTTCATATGAAAAATAAGTGGGAGGGTTCCAAGAACCAGTTCCTTCCCAGCCATTGCCATTATTGAGCCATACAGCTTTTGCTCCGGAGTTATAACTTTTAATTAGATCAGCTAATCCATCTCCATTAAGATCTGCTAAACGAAGCCCTATATCTCTTCCGCTATTTGAAAACGCCTTATCATCTGGAGGGTTCCAGGTATTGGTAGGACCCCAGACACCCAGCGTATCATAGTCAAAACTCGTTGATGGGAAAGATTGGTTGTTCATTCCTGTTTTTGATATGTCTGCTAAAAATGATTTTGAGTTCTTACTCTCATATTCTAAGTTGTAGGTCCACAGGATAGATTCATTGTTAATGATTGTAATGTTGGATATCTGACTTTTTTCTCTAATGAAGTTACCTTGCTCGTATAAAGAAAATGTATTTGGTTTTTCAACATAACTAATGTCAATAAATGCTGCATTGTTGTTGTAAGAAATATTATCAAGATATGTACTTCCGATTTCTCCTGATCGTGGATTTTCGACATAGTTATATACGATTTGATTTCCATTAACATCTTTTGTTCGATCCAGCCACCATTTACTTACGTAGTTTCTGCTTTCAACAGAATTTGTTTGTTCAGAGACATTAGTATATCCGAAACGATAGGATGTTCCATCTGCATCCTTAATTATCCAGAAATCTCCATGCGAATTTGTACTTGTTGTATTTTTGGTTATTAACAAAAAACTTTCAACTTCAGTATGGTATGAATCGTCTTCTTCCACGTAAACAAGTTCATAAGTTGAACCATCTAATATCAGAATAAATCTGTCATCACTTACATTATCAAGAGTGTATCGTACATCCCTGATAATACAATTCTCGTTTAATGACCATCCCATTCCTAAAGAACCATAGGTTCCTTTTGACCCCTTGCTACTGGAATAACTTAGGGATACTTTTGGTTCCAATCCAGCCCTTCCTCTTACAGTTTCTATCTGATAAGTGTAGATAAAAGACCCTGTAAACAAACTGGTATCAAAACTATCCATACTGTTTTCAAAACTGGGATTAAGATAATTTGTAGCTCCTTCTATAACAATAAGAGGATCTTCGGTAGGTGCCGAACTTGAGGATAAAGTTAC
The sequence above is a segment of the uncultured Methanolobus sp. genome. Coding sequences within it:
- a CDS encoding FG-GAP-like repeat-containing protein, with protein sequence MVLKSRGWIQKCIAVFMIIVILTPNVYCVEMSESSDSETTETSQVDSEDTTEEDTTTSTEEESTSIESTNDEELLSDTVVTLSSSSAPTEDPLIVIEGATNYLNPSFENSMDSFDTSLFTGSFIYTYQIETVRGRAGLEPKVSLSYSSSKGSKGTYGSLGMGWSLNENCIIRDVRYTLDNVSDDRFILILDGSTYELVYVEEDDSYHTEVESFLLITKNTTSTNSHGDFWIIKDADGTSYRFGYTNVSEQTNSVESRNYVSKWWLDRTKDVNGNQIVYNYVENPRSGEIGSTYLDNISYNNNAAFIDISYVEKPNTFSLYEQGNFIREKSQISNITIINNESILWTYNLEYESKNSKSFLADISKTGMNNQSFPSTSFDYDTLGVWGPTNTWNPPDDKAFSNSGRDIGLRLADLNGDGLADLIKSYNSGAKAVWLNNGNGWEGTGSWNPPTYFSYEGNDAGVRFTDLNGDGLVDLIQRYRDGSGETNNAWLNTGSGWEDAPGYWNSPTIISYRGMDYGVRFADLNGDGLVDIIQGYDGGRTGDKYCAWLNNGNGWENAPSSWIPPEEFSYRGEDKGLRLADLNGDGLVDLIQGYDADGSDNDKYCAWLNTGSGWSSTSSWNPLTPFIDDGEDKGLRLADANGDGLVDLVQGYKKNSYTEYNTWLNTGNGWSCGSNPPTFFSYGGTTDRGVRFADLNGDGLVDLVQGYDTTGTSGDEYHSWINTNGGANPPYVDYNTPCLMRGIHHSTGANTTVNYVPSTTFDNTGNDSVSDLPLNVWVTSQIIRDNGIEGTGNLVSSTNYSYKDGMQFYDAPEEIEFRGFGEVTVENNYSITKHTFHQDDILKGIENHTEVWDTNGNLYSTADKEYITQELYSDVNLILLENESSTQFDGLAQNLNDSIGWSSYTEYDEYDDYGNPLSVTEYGDMDIAGDERYLHYEYVNDEEDWILGKTVHQWLEGHDHINMSESWYFYDDTEDNSDLDRGLLTKVVSWNNNGYNPSIQYDYDTYGNIVEIADAKGFSQTIEYDEDHVYPVSIENSLGQKESYEYNDVGRITKITDINGVSTDYVYDDLHRISKVIKPYDDASLPSIEYTYEQDGVAPEQILTRLKDDIKSSCFNLTFTSQVQLLSQTSTLLSQTSTLPYWIEGVDSDDRTFMKIDELGPSETKVYAVYKEEGYEPNGSDVFVQYHGPATSSYLDSLSVNPNSVIYESKIKVNGDANIWFGLADTQADGLSNGLTIKPNPQTATYSRNYIFAWNTGNPTVLYTAAGGGSTVVDTYYNLKIECNGSSAKYYLDDAQLLSTITTNIPTTNLGLGANTYSGSFTQDWAFARKYEPLKPTVTVEDMGSWYQIYVTNNADETLTDYQIAILSTDLNLNSTSESLYTELIDSYYSEYIPVSYWIEGVDNNDRLFMIIDEMAPLETQTYALYKQDGYEPNGSDVFVQYHRPATSSYLDSLSVDPSSVIYESKVKVNGDANIWFGLADTQADGLSNGLTIKPNPQTATYSRNYIFAWNTGNPTVLYTAAGVASTVVDTYYNLKIECNGSSAKYYIDDTQLLSTITTNIPTTNLGLGANTYSGSFTQDWAFARKYEPVIPTVTVEDMGTWYQINITNNVFETLTDYQVAVSTSDLNLSLTEESLRIVQLDLNEKLYTNNGFVSIDSYDGFGQLILKGYEGESNCISQITTYNELGLVSSTEVPHYINESGQFITYQYDPIGRPTVITITDNTTLRYQYELENTTITNQNGVNKTLTSDIFGNIVKVYEFNEGDTYVTSYSYDAMNNLVEIIPSTPVTPGTALPPHVYFTYDSLGRKISMNDPDMGNWTYEYDLNGNLINQTDARGVSTLLSYDALDRLTAIDYPSDDDVSFTYDLGLNGTLSQVSRGGISSAYDYDQRYRVDNETVTLDGTDYTTSYQYDSMDRPTSITYPDGNSVNLRYNAQTLLESVEGVVDNLDYNARNQITTKELSNGVNTSYTYDSEKLLLDRIYTESLQDLNYDFDNVGNILEIEDNVLNSVKTYGYDDLDRLTSADMSVNSVPTYLRDFTYDQYGCIRQVTDNGITISSYEYSLAPFHAPVTYNNESLDYDDNGNLIEDEDFIYVYNDANQLSEVRYSSNSSLVEKYWYDANGQRVKKQNSAGEFTYYVNQFYEIENGTATSYFFRDDERIAKETSGDMEWYLSDHLGSTTLLINESGLEIERTEYYPYGEVQSGGLEKYGFTGQENDADTGLMNYGARYYSPEYRVFVQPDTMLPDVYNPQYLNRYAYCLDNPVKYNDPSGHYIETGLDLAFLAMDLNDIRTGNADKWTYIGLGADAVCLLLPGATGGRLAVKAVEEGVTHADNVGDLFKFLDKTTEAASATNKADNLYDVAKSTEGLADGITIVKKPSPIPGDNIRRTLNYDGKNIQINTGHGYRSDHPAGGDVTGFGSINEIESEIVLDVNSAVNSGINIPTNTAIERTVSVNGNNVGYTLMQLNDGTYSVSTYYPKI